Proteins encoded in a region of the Quercus lobata isolate SW786 chromosome 8, ValleyOak3.0 Primary Assembly, whole genome shotgun sequence genome:
- the LOC115958295 gene encoding uncharacterized protein LOC115958295, with amino-acid sequence MAGYDPPSFSLGLDLGLDSEPQIAPDKHPTQTLAPHDEDFGPEVMDSDPESRPEPPRILKRLRRGPTTTPTTKTPSPRAVDDDIEDFSSEDDFLKDAHPPSQYQSMYSSSKIPLHGSGVLTTKSSSQLNTRKRKQVSDTSASASLETNRSELIFPRLTQSPLRMFQLIDSDSDDLPSCDNVSGEVRKIGQFSTGRQSNSDHSATLSEQKRKESANINQTEDLWKDFCPTKSFGIPTPAFDEVCEEYFQSLKDKNVPQRPSYVGSSNNDGHHGNIQNDEQVWDSDDPLPPAHHYFFHHDPRIQNLVRNRLPNFSPLGVINNRKYQQPNASAIDYMRQFNNEEASKRQATQKLNVEKSSTRGRNKLKKSNTEDVVLASGGWMDPKQNATQKININRSTKGRSKSRKSHAKEVSQAPGSWVEPKSHARTPKDAGKRRVQANGESAGHWFTNSDGRKVYINRSGQELTGQSAYRQYRKESGAGGFRKSKKKASTKKRKG; translated from the exons ATGGCGGGATACGATCCTCCCTCGTTCTCCCTAGGACTCGATCTGGGTCTCGATTCGGAGCCCCAAATAGCTCCGGACAAACACCCGACCCAAACACTGGCTCCCCATGACGAAGATTTCGGACCTGAGGTCATGGATTCGGATCCTGAATCCCGGCCTGAACCGCCCAGGATCCTCAAGCGCCTCAGGCGAGGTCCCACCACCACCCCGACCACCAAAACGCCGTCGCCTCGTGCCGTTGACGATGACATTGAAGATTTCTCCTCAGAAGACGATTTTCTTAAAG ATGCACATCCACCATCACAGTACCAATCTATGTATAGCAGTTCAAAGATCCCATTGCATGGAAGTGGGGTCTTAACCACTAAATCATCTAGCCAGTTAAACACAAGGAAAAGGAAACAGGTTTCTGATACCTCAGCTTCTGCGAGTTTGGAGACGAACCGCAGTGAGTTAATATTCCCAAGATTAACTCAGAGTCCTCTTCGAATGTTCCAGTTAATTGATTCTGACTCTGATGATCTGCCTAGTTGTGACAATGTAAGCGGAGAAGTTCGTAAAATTGGTCAGTTCTCAACAGGACGACAATCTAACTCTGACCATTCTGCAACTTTGAGtgaacaaaagagaaaagagtcAGCTAACATAAATCAAACTGAGGATTTATGGAAAGATTTCTGTCCAACAAAGAGTTTTGGCATTCCAACACCTGCTTTTGACGAGGTTTGTGAAGAATACTTCCAATCTTTGAAGGATAAGAATGTACCCCAGAGACCGAGTTATGTAGGTTCTAGTAACAATGATGGCCATCACGGTAACATCCAAAATGATGAACAAGTATGGGATTCAGATGACCCCCTTCCTCCTGCTCATCACTATTTTTTCCATCATGATCCAAGGATTCAGAACTTAGTCCGCAATCGCTTACCCAACTTTTCTCCACTTGGTGTCATTAACAACAGAAAATATCAGCAGCCTAATGCATCAGCTATTGATTACAT GAGACAATTTAACAATGAAGAAGCTTCTAAACGGCAGGCAACTCAGAAACTGAATGTTGAGAAAAGCAGCACAAGGGgaagaaataaattgaaaaaatcaaatactgAAGATGTCGTGCTTGCTTCTGGAGGCTGGATGGACCCCAAACAGAATGCAACTCAGAAAATCAATATAAACAGGTCAACAAAGGGTAGAAGTAAATCAAGAAAATCACATGCCAAAGAAGTTTCACAAGCTCCTGGAAGTTGGGTGGAACCAAAAAGCCATGCTAGGACACCAAAGGATGCTGGCAAAAGACGGGTTCAAGCAAATGGCGAGTCTGCAGGTCATTGGTTTACAAACTCAGATGGAAGGAAG GTTTATATCAATAGAAGTGGGCAGGAATTGACAGGTCAAAGTGCTTATAGGCAATACCGGAAG GAGAGTGGAGCAGGGGGGTTTAGGAAGTCAAAAAAGAAAGCTAGCACCAAGAAGCGAAAAGGCTGA
- the LOC115956335 gene encoding uncharacterized protein LOC115956335 gives MALVLDEIWHLRNQVSFQEGQVDIPNSIKRINFKFLEFSTLLESEKPSATPVVFRWEPPPPGWIKLNVDAAVAESSSALVVVARDDKGIVSKAWSKTHHPCPPIVAEANAILWAA, from the coding sequence ATGGCTTTAGTTCTTGATGAAATCTGGCATCTTAGAAACCAAGTTTCTTTTCAGGAGGGACAGGTTGACATTCCAAACTCCATCAAGAGGATAAACTTCAAGTTCCTTGAATTTTCAACCTTGTTGGAATCAGAAAAGCCCTCTGCTACACCGGTGGTATTTAGATGGGAGCCCCCTCCTCCAGGATGGATAAAGCTTAATGTTGATGCAGCTGTAGCTGAGTCTTCTTCTGCCCTCGTAGTTGTTGCTAGAGATGACAAGGGCATAGTATCCAAAGCCTGGTCCAAGACCCACCATCCTTGTCCTCCTATTGTAGCTGAAGCCAATGCAATATTGTGGGCTGCCTAG